One region of Chryseobacterium sp. C-71 genomic DNA includes:
- a CDS encoding cystathionine gamma-synthase: MNFNTKVIHGGQHHESATGSVNVPVFLTSTFAQKSPGVHSGYEYSRAANPTRQALEDSLASIENGARGLAFGSGLAAIDCVLKLLNPGDEVVAVDDLYGGTYRMFTRLFEKYQLKFTFVNFDDASKIADVITDNTKLIWVETPTNPLMKLVDIKAVVEIAKGKDILVAVDNTFATPYLQRPIDLGADIVMHSATKYLGGHSDVIAGALIAKDAELGEKLHFIQFASGGILGPHDSYLVLRGIKTLALRVQRHSENGMAVAKYLESHPAVAQVIYPGLESHPQYELAKAQMKDFGGMVSFTFKSGKKEDAIRFLERVKVFTLAESLGGVESLANHPALMTHASIPAEKRAELGITDDLVRLSVGIEDAEDLIADLEKAFS; the protein is encoded by the coding sequence ATGAATTTTAATACAAAAGTTATACACGGAGGACAACATCACGAATCTGCGACAGGTTCTGTGAATGTTCCTGTTTTTTTAACATCAACTTTCGCACAAAAAAGTCCGGGAGTACATTCGGGATACGAATATTCAAGAGCGGCAAACCCTACAAGACAGGCTTTGGAAGACTCTTTGGCAAGCATCGAAAACGGAGCGAGAGGTTTAGCTTTCGGTTCAGGTTTAGCTGCTATCGATTGTGTTTTAAAATTATTAAATCCGGGCGACGAAGTTGTTGCTGTGGATGATTTATATGGTGGAACCTACAGAATGTTCACCAGACTTTTTGAAAAATATCAGTTGAAATTTACTTTCGTTAATTTTGATGATGCTTCTAAAATCGCTGACGTTATTACAGATAATACTAAATTAATCTGGGTAGAAACTCCAACCAACCCATTGATGAAATTAGTAGACATCAAAGCAGTTGTAGAAATTGCAAAAGGAAAAGATATTCTAGTTGCGGTTGATAATACGTTTGCAACGCCGTACCTTCAGAGACCAATCGATTTGGGAGCTGATATTGTAATGCACTCTGCAACAAAATATTTGGGAGGTCATTCTGATGTTATTGCTGGAGCTTTGATTGCTAAAGATGCTGAATTGGGTGAAAAACTACACTTCATTCAGTTTGCAAGTGGTGGAATTTTAGGTCCACACGATTCTTATTTGGTTTTGAGAGGAATTAAAACCTTAGCTTTAAGAGTTCAAAGACATTCTGAAAACGGAATGGCTGTTGCAAAATATCTTGAATCTCATCCGGCAGTTGCGCAAGTAATTTATCCGGGATTGGAATCTCATCCGCAATATGAATTGGCAAAAGCTCAGATGAAAGATTTCGGAGGAATGGTTTCTTTCACTTTCAAATCAGGGAAAAAAGAAGACGCGATCAGATTTTTGGAGAGAGTAAAAGTATTCACTCTTGCTGAATCTTTGGGTGGAGTAGAATCTTTGGCTAATCATCCGGCACTGATGACTCACGCTTCGATTCCTGCAGAAAAACGTGCAGAATTGGGGATCACTGATGATTTGGTTCGTCTAAGCGTCGGGATCGAAGATGCTGAAGATTTGATTGCAGATTTGGAAAAAGCATTTTCTTAA
- a CDS encoding barstar family protein codes for MNTTYIDFADLGDYEDFYTQLKEKIKLPAHFGDNLDALSDVISGELQMPLHLEFVNMSVDQLEIFEDLLTTLEDTEDDVKDFSFAYYLEQYDDEGASDEDETTE; via the coding sequence ATGAATACAACATACATCGACTTCGCAGACCTTGGAGATTACGAAGATTTTTATACTCAGCTTAAAGAAAAAATTAAACTTCCCGCTCATTTCGGAGATAATCTTGATGCTCTTTCAGATGTCATTTCTGGTGAACTGCAAATGCCTCTGCATTTAGAATTTGTCAATATGAGTGTAGATCAGCTAGAAATCTTCGAAGACTTACTTACTACTTTAGAAGACACGGAAGATGATGTGAAAGATTTTTCTTTTGCATATTATCTGGAACAGTATGACGATGAAGGGGCTTCTGATGAAGATGAAACAACTGAGTAA
- the nadE gene encoding NAD(+) synthase, producing the protein MQTQKVTDHIVQWLKDYAEKSGVKGYVLGVSGGVDSGVVSTLAAMTGLKTLLIEMPIRQKEDQVNRAWEHMNDLKTKFPNVEAMSVNLTPAFEELYKTFDVHDDEFPNEKLAFANTRSRLRMLTLYYYGQINGLLVCGTGNKVEDFGIGFYTKYGDGGVDISPIADLYKTEVYALAKALNLVKNIQEAIPTDGLWDAERTDEMQIGATYPELEKIQKEWGTKTEEDYSGRDLEVFKIFSRMNKAAQHKINPIPVCDIPEEWRS; encoded by the coding sequence ATGCAGACACAAAAAGTAACCGATCATATCGTACAGTGGCTAAAAGATTATGCCGAAAAATCAGGAGTTAAAGGCTATGTATTGGGAGTCTCCGGTGGCGTTGATTCCGGAGTGGTTTCTACTTTGGCAGCAATGACCGGCTTGAAAACTTTGCTGATTGAAATGCCGATTCGTCAAAAGGAAGATCAGGTAAACAGAGCCTGGGAACACATGAATGATTTAAAAACTAAATTCCCGAATGTTGAAGCCATGTCTGTGAATCTTACGCCAGCATTTGAGGAATTATACAAAACTTTTGATGTTCACGACGACGAATTCCCTAACGAGAAACTGGCTTTTGCCAACACAAGATCACGTTTGAGAATGCTTACTCTCTATTATTATGGACAAATCAACGGACTTTTGGTTTGCGGAACAGGAAATAAAGTGGAAGATTTCGGGATTGGTTTTTACACAAAATATGGTGATGGTGGCGTAGACATCTCTCCTATCGCAGATCTTTACAAAACTGAAGTTTATGCATTGGCGAAAGCTTTAAACTTAGTTAAAAACATTCAGGAAGCCATTCCTACAGACGGACTTTGGGATGCTGAAAGAACCGACGAAATGCAGATTGGCGCAACCTACCCTGAATTGGAAAAAATCCAAAAAGAATGGGGAACCAAAACTGAAGAAGACTATAGCGGAAGAGATTTGGAAGTGTTTAAAATTTTCAGCAGAATGAATAAGGCTGCACAGCATAAAATCAATCCTATACCGGTGTGCGACATTCCGGAAGAATGGAGAAGTTAA
- the gldC gene encoding gliding motility protein GldC, whose protein sequence is MRKTQITIDVELDENHIPELMTWNAADGGVEKEETKAVMISVWDEKASEALRIDLWTKDMPVDQMKMFMHQIFVSMGSTYQRATGEDDVAAWIEQIAEEFAVKSAIKM, encoded by the coding sequence ATGAGAAAGACTCAAATTACGATAGATGTAGAACTGGATGAAAATCACATCCCGGAGTTGATGACTTGGAATGCGGCGGATGGCGGCGTAGAAAAAGAGGAAACAAAAGCAGTAATGATTTCCGTTTGGGACGAAAAAGCATCTGAAGCTCTAAGAATCGATCTTTGGACGAAAGATATGCCGGTTGATCAAATGAAAATGTTCATGCATCAGATTTTTGTTTCTATGGGAAGCACCTATCAAAGAGCAACAGGCGAAGATGATGTAGCAGCATGGATTGAGCAGATTGCCGAAGAATTTGCTGTAAAATCCGCGATAAAAATGTAA
- a CDS encoding GNAT family N-acetyltransferase, translated as MKNTRKATIQDLPQLAELFDQYRVFYHKESDIPAAKNFLKERIEKNDSEIFVAEIDGGLVGFVQLYPLFSSTRMKRYWLLNDLFVNENYRGKGFSKQLIEEAKELAKSTDSAGILLETGKSNDIGNKLYPSCGFEIYDEVNFYEWTNR; from the coding sequence ATGAAAAATACAAGAAAAGCCACGATTCAGGATTTACCTCAATTAGCAGAATTGTTTGATCAGTACAGAGTTTTTTATCATAAAGAATCTGATATTCCGGCTGCGAAAAATTTTTTAAAAGAAAGAATTGAGAAGAATGATTCTGAAATTTTTGTTGCTGAAATTGATGGGGGATTAGTTGGTTTTGTACAGTTATATCCATTATTTTCTTCAACGAGAATGAAACGTTATTGGTTGTTGAATGACTTATTTGTCAATGAAAATTATCGTGGAAAAGGTTTTTCAAAACAATTAATTGAAGAAGCCAAAGAATTAGCAAAATCAACAGATTCTGCAGGAATTCTCTTAGAAACGGGAAAATCAAACGATATAGGAAATAAACTTTATCCAAGTTGCGGATTTGAAATTTACGATGAAGTGAATTTCTATGAATGGACGAATAGATAA
- the pafA gene encoding alkaline phosphatase PafA, with the protein MLRKITIAAVTFISLMTVNAQKSKKSQLERPKLVVGLVIDQMRWDYLYRFYDKYGDDGFKRLLNKGFSFNNVMIPYVPTVTAIGHTTIYTGSVPSIHGIAGNDWTDKATGKNVYCTTDTDVKGVGTNDKIGGHSPKNLWSTTITDQLRIASNFQSKVVGVSLKDRASILPAGHNPTGAFWFDETNGNFVTSSYYTNSLPDWVNKFNDQKLAEKLVANGWNTLLPINQYTESTRDDVPWEKPVGTAKNPTFPYSNLAADFAVNKGVLRTTPFGNTYTLKFAEAAIDGYQLGEDQITDFLAINIASTDYVGHAYGPNAIEVEDTYLRLDIELANFFKMLDKKVGKGEYLVFLSADHGGAHAEGFMKENKMMTGFFDDGLEKNLGAELETKYASTKLILGIDNYQIYLNHQLITENKLDEVAIKKSIIENLNKDPRVLYAVDLKDVANAPIPEPIKTRVINGYNWQRSGDIQIVSHDGMLPTYAKKGTTHSVWNSYDAHIPLIFMGWKVPHGESNASHFMTDIAPTIAQFLRIENPSGNVGQPLMEVLGK; encoded by the coding sequence ATGCTAAGGAAAATTACGATTGCTGCAGTTACTTTCATTTCTTTAATGACGGTGAACGCTCAGAAAAGCAAGAAATCACAGTTGGAAAGACCAAAATTGGTAGTAGGTTTGGTAATCGATCAGATGAGGTGGGATTATTTGTACCGTTTTTATGACAAATACGGCGATGATGGTTTCAAAAGATTGCTAAACAAAGGTTTTTCTTTTAATAATGTAATGATTCCTTATGTTCCTACGGTTACGGCGATTGGTCATACCACCATTTATACAGGTTCAGTTCCATCCATTCACGGGATTGCCGGAAACGACTGGACAGATAAGGCAACCGGAAAAAATGTGTACTGTACGACAGATACCGACGTAAAAGGGGTAGGAACAAACGATAAGATTGGTGGTCATTCGCCAAAAAATCTTTGGAGTACCACCATTACCGATCAGTTGAGAATTGCAAGTAATTTTCAGTCAAAAGTAGTTGGAGTTTCATTAAAAGACCGGGCGTCTATTTTGCCGGCAGGTCATAATCCGACCGGAGCTTTTTGGTTTGATGAAACGAATGGAAATTTTGTGACGAGTTCTTATTATACGAACAGTTTGCCGGATTGGGTAAACAAGTTTAACGATCAGAAATTAGCTGAAAAATTGGTTGCTAACGGATGGAATACGTTATTGCCTATTAATCAATATACAGAAAGCACAAGAGACGATGTGCCTTGGGAAAAACCTGTAGGAACTGCGAAGAATCCAACTTTTCCTTACAGCAATCTTGCCGCAGATTTTGCAGTAAATAAAGGTGTCTTAAGAACTACACCATTTGGAAATACCTACACTTTAAAGTTTGCTGAAGCTGCCATCGATGGATATCAGTTAGGTGAAGATCAGATTACAGATTTTCTAGCTATAAATATTGCGTCTACAGATTACGTGGGTCATGCCTATGGACCCAATGCTATTGAAGTGGAAGATACCTATTTGAGATTAGATATTGAATTGGCGAATTTTTTCAAAATGCTCGATAAAAAAGTAGGGAAGGGCGAATATTTGGTTTTCCTTTCGGCAGATCATGGTGGCGCTCATGCTGAGGGTTTCATGAAAGAAAATAAAATGATGACCGGGTTTTTTGATGATGGTTTAGAGAAAAACCTCGGTGCAGAATTAGAAACAAAATACGCTTCAACTAAACTGATTTTAGGGATTGATAATTATCAGATTTATCTTAATCATCAGTTGATTACAGAGAATAAATTAGATGAAGTTGCCATCAAAAAAAGCATCATTGAAAATCTAAATAAAGATCCCCGTGTTTTATACGCAGTTGATTTGAAAGATGTGGCCAATGCACCAATTCCTGAGCCAATTAAAACCAGAGTAATCAACGGATACAACTGGCAGCGAAGTGGTGATATTCAAATCGTTTCTCATGACGGAATGCTGCCTACGTATGCTAAAAAAGGAACAACGCACAGTGTCTGGAATTCTTATGACGCACACATTCCTCTCATATTTATGGGTTGGAAAGTTCCGCATGGCGAAAGCAATGCTTCGCATTTTATGACCGATATTGCCCCGACAATCGCTCAGTTTTTGAGAATTGAAAACCCTAGCGGAAATGTAGGACAACCATTAATGGAAGTTTTAGGAAAATAA
- a CDS encoding ribonuclease domain-containing protein, which yields MNSKIRSVLFACMGLLFGMSVMYIYNNFIAEKKTPIKTENVSKASKNQSERQAIDELTKENTVINYVKQNHQLPDYYITKNEAKKSGWNPSQGNLCEILPGKAIGGDYFGNREGKLPKGIKYFEADVNYSCGNRNGDRIVFTKNGEVYLTKNHYKSFEKQ from the coding sequence ATGAATTCTAAAATTCGCTCGGTACTTTTTGCATGCATGGGGCTTCTTTTCGGAATGTCGGTGATGTATATTTATAATAATTTCATCGCTGAGAAGAAAACCCCGATTAAAACTGAGAATGTCTCGAAAGCTTCAAAAAACCAATCTGAAAGGCAAGCAATTGATGAACTTACCAAAGAAAATACAGTAATCAATTACGTCAAACAAAACCATCAGCTTCCTGACTATTACATTACAAAAAATGAAGCCAAGAAATCGGGCTGGAATCCTTCTCAGGGAAATCTTTGTGAAATTTTACCAGGAAAAGCAATTGGTGGAGATTACTTTGGAAACCGAGAAGGAAAGCTACCGAAAGGGATAAAATACTTTGAAGCCGACGTCAATTACAGTTGTGGAAACAGAAATGGCGACCGAATTGTTTTCACTAAAAATGGAGAGGTTTATTTAACTAAAAATCATTACAAGAGTTTTGAGAAGCAGTAA
- a CDS encoding GNAT family N-acetyltransferase: MNIYLETERLILREIVLEDVEAFFAMDSNPEVVKYVGIQPLTDISQSAEMIKSIRNQYTENGIGRWAVIRKEDGKLVGWSGLKLIKEINNHQNIHDLGYRFTPEYWGKGYATETSIAVLNYAFNEMKLDQVFAYADVENDISNHVLRKLGFEEKETFIDEGDNCFWYELKKENFK, encoded by the coding sequence ATGAATATTTATCTTGAAACCGAAAGATTGATCTTAAGGGAGATCGTTCTCGAAGACGTTGAAGCTTTTTTTGCGATGGACAGCAATCCGGAAGTCGTAAAATATGTTGGAATACAACCTTTAACCGACATCAGCCAAAGTGCAGAAATGATTAAAAGCATCCGAAATCAATATACAGAAAACGGAATCGGAAGATGGGCTGTCATCAGAAAAGAAGATGGAAAATTGGTTGGTTGGAGCGGTTTAAAACTGATTAAAGAAATCAACAATCATCAGAATATTCACGATCTTGGCTACCGTTTCACACCGGAGTATTGGGGAAAAGGTTATGCTACAGAAACTTCTATTGCCGTTTTAAATTATGCTTTTAACGAAATGAAACTCGACCAAGTTTTTGCCTACGCTGATGTAGAGAATGACATATCCAATCATGTTTTGAGAAAATTAGGTTTCGAGGAAAAAGAAACCTTCATTGACGAAGGCGATAATTGCTTTTGGTACGAACTTAAAAAAGAAAATTTTAAATAA
- a CDS encoding gliding motility protein GldB yields the protein MKIFRIAALSCLLVLSLNSCKKEQKTDWKVEIKNPAEKVEVTDISKEFYDQNVSLEQFTTKFPWFQGTVPDEDFGKRRADAQEIKIYKEAISKIDQKKLQNELQDLFSHIKFYFPQFKSPKVFLFSSALQMVQEPLLYDDKTNFLFIDITGFMGDKNPNYRGLELYFQKSMNPNNIVPKVSRMFAENIVPYTGNSQKFIDLIVYNGKIMTLQDAFLPETPDYLKMDYTKEQYDWSAANEANIYNYFVENNLIFGDDHRLAERFIAPGPFSKFYTEIDNNSSPMVGIYTGWQICREYLKKKPETKLVDFLKMDATQIFNEAGYKPKLEE from the coding sequence ATGAAGATTTTTAGAATTGCCGCACTTTCATGCCTTTTAGTTTTAAGTTTGAATTCTTGTAAAAAAGAACAGAAAACTGATTGGAAAGTAGAAATAAAAAATCCTGCCGAAAAGGTGGAGGTTACCGATATCTCAAAAGAGTTTTATGACCAGAATGTTTCTTTGGAACAATTCACGACAAAGTTTCCCTGGTTTCAGGGCACCGTTCCTGATGAAGATTTTGGGAAAAGAAGAGCAGATGCACAAGAAATAAAAATCTACAAAGAAGCGATTAGCAAAATTGATCAGAAGAAATTGCAGAATGAGCTTCAGGATTTGTTTTCGCACATCAAGTTTTATTTTCCGCAGTTTAAAAGTCCAAAGGTTTTCCTTTTTTCATCAGCTTTACAGATGGTTCAGGAGCCACTTTTGTATGATGATAAAACCAATTTCCTGTTTATTGATATTACAGGATTTATGGGTGATAAAAATCCAAATTACAGAGGTTTGGAACTGTATTTTCAGAAATCTATGAACCCGAACAACATTGTTCCGAAAGTTTCAAGAATGTTTGCCGAAAACATTGTTCCGTATACTGGGAACAGTCAAAAATTCATTGATTTGATAGTGTATAACGGTAAAATCATGACTTTACAGGATGCATTTTTACCCGAAACGCCGGATTATCTGAAAATGGATTACACGAAAGAACAATATGACTGGTCAGCTGCAAATGAAGCCAATATTTATAATTATTTTGTTGAGAATAATTTAATTTTTGGTGATGATCACCGATTGGCAGAACGTTTCATTGCTCCCGGGCCATTTTCAAAATTTTATACAGAAATTGATAATAACTCTTCGCCGATGGTCGGAATTTACACAGGGTGGCAGATTTGCAGAGAATATTTAAAAAAGAAACCTGAAACAAAATTAGTAGATTTCCTGAAAATGGATGCTACACAAATTTTTAATGAAGCAGGTTACAAACCGAAATTGGAAGAATAA